TGATAGAGCAAGTGGTGCAGCCATTTCAACCCTTGAACTGCTAAGGGAGCTTGCCAAGCAAGGATTTCATTGTGAAGTGGTTTCTGCCTCGATCTTCGACCCCGAACGAGAGGTTTCGCTTGATGAGATCATCACGGGACAAGAATCTGCAGATGGTTCATTAATCGATATAAACGATGGCCTGATCCGACACACCAT
The genomic region above belongs to candidate division KSB1 bacterium and contains:
- a CDS encoding glycosyl transferase family 1 → MIERILFASTYCLLDRASGAAISTLELLRELAKQGFHCEVVSASIFDPEREVSLDEIITGQESADGSLIDINDGLIRHT